The DNA segment CTCGATCGTACGCTATGACACTACTAGGTACATCACTTTATTGTTCGATAAATAGAAcaatttatgtacttaatagatTCATCAATAGACAACCATctaaagataaataatattagtacAGTACGCTTCATATACGAATGAAACAACGCTACAGTGACCTGGGGGTCACTGGCGAGGCTGCGTGTGAATTCAGTACAgacttcaatatttttttggtgcaaacaTTTTTGGTGCAGAAGTTTGTGTTAATGTGGCAGTGGCGAGCTGCTGAAATATTAAATGAGTTGCAGTGGACGCCGCCATGTCGAGTTGTCGACCACGCGCCATGAATTTAGATTGCAAGTTTATTCCAAGTTCAAACAGCCACGGCCACTCGGCCACGCGTCCACTAAGGGGTCTCTCTAGCTTCACAAAAAAGAGTGTCCTGTAATCGGCATGTTTAATTCAAAAAGATAGAGACGTGGTTGGCGCAGCAGCTCGGAACCTCGTAAGCTACAGAAACCCCCAGAACTGATATGATTGCTAAACTAGCCGCCTCGTGTCTCGGCGCTGGACGCGTGTAGTGCACATCCACACTTAACCCACAGAGCACAGGTTACACGGAGCACGGCTCGGCCAACTTCATATCTTTCAGAGAGAAAATATCTTTCTTTCAGTGTCATTTACAATACGTCCTGAATTACATAAAGCATGCAGCAAGGCGTAGTAAACAGCTGCCGATGATGCGCCGTGTAGAAAAGTCTCAAACATTTCATTGAGAACTTAAGAATGCAATAAAAAGTCCTGTCGTAGATTTCGTGTGGCTTTTCTTGTCAAGTTTATTGTGGTGTGAAAAAAGCTAGCTGTGTCATGGAGTGCCGCTGCGTCCCCCCCCCCGCATCCTCCACTGCTGCTGCGGTTTAAACCACTTAAAAGTTGGAAAAGTCTGTTTGAGTCACAACAAGTCAAACAACCATTAGATAGACAAGTTATTTCTTATTGAGGCAACGCGATTAAGCATTAACATCAACATcgtttaatataataataatagtaaataaaaaaaataataaaaataatagtaaataatagaTGATAATAGGCTGCGGTTTCAGCGAATGTTGTAAGTAAGCTACATTATTACAGGAGTAGGTGGGTTAGGCATTGTGTGTAGACAGTTCTGTTTGTGTCTGTGGTCTCACAATGttcatacacacacacacacacgcacacacacgcacacacacgcacacacacacacacccgGCGCTATCTCCGACCGCCACGCGCCGCGCTGTCTCCTCATCTCACCGGCTGACACGTCGTGACGTCACAAGTCCCACAACGTCTGCGTGACGTCACAAGTAGTCACATCGACTGATGATACGTGACTAGAAGGAAGATACTGTGCTAGAAGTGTCCGTATATCATGTACTTGAGCTGGCTCCCGAATAAAAGGGTATAGAGTGGaagtgatttaaataaaatagtctTTATATACAATCTTTTAAGCCTTTTAAGCCTTAAGCGAATACATTAACAAACAGATCAGTAACCCTAAATCTGACATGCGTCGTACTGTGTGGAGAGTGATCGAGGCTGAAACCGGTCGAAGCGAGGCGCGGCGCGGAGGGGCCCTCGACCTGCTGGTGAGCAAGTCTGCCGGCAGCAGCCAGGAGCAGCgcgcgggcgccgccgccgccgccctcaATCGCTTCTATGTGGAGGCCAACAACGACCCTCGCTCGCGACCCGACCTTGTTGTCGCTATGCAGTTCCTCGATAAATATTTAGATGGCAGGCCAAAACCAACGTTTCAGTTTGTGCCAATAACATTATCAGAGTTAATAACTGTgatcaaaaatattaaacgtaAGAACTCGACGGATataaatgacatgccaacgcACGTATATGATTATGTACCACCAATACTAATCTCGTTGTTATGTATGTTGTTTAACAAGTGCGTTGAGTCTGGTGTTTATCCACAGTCTCTCAAACAGATTAAAGTCCAGCCGGTGTACAAGGGCAAAGGGGAGATGGATGTAGAAAAGAGCTATAGACCTATAGCTCAAATCCCAATATTTTCTAAGGCATTCGAACGCATAATTAGCAATAGACTCGATGAACACTTTACCAAAAATAAACTGTTAAACACTCGGCAATACGCATACCAAGCTAACAAGTCTACAGTAGACGCCGCTCGCGACGTCGTGGCGCGGGTGATGGGCCGGCTCGAGGACGGGCGACAGGTCGCGGCCATGTTCTGCGACCTGTCGCGCGCCTTCGATCTTGTTAATCACTCTCTCATACTGCAAAAAGTTGAGTAAGTACGGTGTCGAGGGTGATTTCCATAAAACTATATGTAGTTTCCTGTCACAGCGTCATCAATGCACATGCGTTCGTGGTGCTAAATCGGAACTCGAGCATGTTGGTAATTGTTCTGTCCCTCAAGGGTCAATAATGGGCAATAGTCTCTTTCTCATTCTAATGAATGATATATCCACTGCGTCTGATGAAGCTGAATACGTTCTGTTCGCAGATGACACATGTGTAATAGTAGCTGCCGATGACTTCGACCAGCTAAAATCTAAACTCAGGCGTGTCACTGGCTGTCTAGCTCATTGGTTTTCCGCCAACGGAATGCTACTGaatgttgaaaaaacaaaGGTTATGCACTTCCAACTACGAAAAACTAGGGGACACGAGCTGAACGTAGTTTGTGACGGGGTGGCGGTGCCGCAGGTGGACCAGGTCCGCTACCTGGGCTTCACCATCGACGCCGGCCTCACGTGGGCGCCGCACATCGACATCACCTGCACTAGGCTCTCATCTGCGTGCTTTGCTCTGTCTAGGTTGGCCCCATCTCTAACAActgataatttaaaaaaagcctactataatgtcctcctagccgaatttcggccacggcggccaatctcaattgagatcacaCACACGGTTACTTTCACTCCATACTTATTTACGGACTAGACTTGTGGGGAGACGCAGCAGACTGCGAAAGCGCACTAAGGATGCAGAAACGTGCCATAAGAATAATTGCCGGTGTACCCTGGGACTTTTCAGCGAAGGAGCTTTTCAAGAAATACAACATCTTAACGCTTCCCTCGCTGTACATATTAGAAATCGCTAAGTACGCGTGGCGTAATCTGCCACAATTTAGCAAAAAAAAAGACACGCACAATATTAACACCCGGCGTCGCGATCAACTTTGTATACCTGCTAGGAGGTTCACCAAAGCTGACAAGTGTCTCCTTACTCTTGTTCCCAAGGTGTACAACTCTCTCCCTGACGAAATAAAAAGTGTGCCTAGTGAGTCCATATTCATTTCTAagttaaaaaaaccggccaagtgcgagtcgggctcgcgcacaaagggttccgtagcagcaaatataatattacagttaaatcaacctatctcaaaaactataagagatactttgatcaaaccaaaaatcgttgaaagagttaattagcatgcatcacctctattttttttagaattttataccccgtagttataaaaatagagggggggggacatactttttacgactttgagagctgatatctcaaaaaccgttcactttaagaaaaatgttttttagaaaactttatatcattttaaaagacctttccattgataccccacacgggtatgtacatcgaaaaaaaaaatttcatccctcagttacatgtatggggggccccacccccaattcttttttttactatttagtgtcatatttttgtagcggttcatacaacacatattcccatcaaatttcatcactgtagtacttatagtttccgagtaaatcggctgtgacagacggacagacggacagacggacagacggacatgacgaaactataagggttccgtttttgccattttggctacggaaccctaaaaagctACTGGTTGGTATGGCATGCTATACAACTAACGAATACTTTCAGACTGTGAAAGCCATTCCTTGATTTGATATATTTTCGTAcaaatattgtacctatattgatttattatatttattattattatggcgataaattgtattaattgtAATTAACTTGACATCTATCAATAATActgtattaatttaatttatttgacattgatagtatgaatttattaatttgacaTTGAAATATAATGTGAATGATGCTTTTTTTACTGTGACATTTTTTGTAATACGTACTCATATAAGTAccatatatttttcctttgacttataaattattgatttatgaataaatgagtatttcagtatttcagtatttcttgactaattttatttatctatgcTAATCGTAAAAAAATTAGTATTAGATTCTACATACTGATTCGATATCAAGTCAAAATCCAAAAAAAcactttaggtacttacatatcaAAGTACAATCTCAATAATATCATGCTTATAAAGTGACTAGCACCGATAAAAAATAGCtaaaaaataggtaggtattaaaaatttaataatagaaCTGAAAATTAACCAGTACCAGTACGTAGGTAATTCATgtaagtacttttgtattaGACTCCTATTATACTCCTATAACAGGATGTTGAACAAAAATGGGTACGTAAACCTTttaattctgaacaacttttgtttccCTGTACCTACACTATTCTCTCcatacacacaacacacaaacACCCAGTCATCAAATCACTAATAATCCTCACTAAACTAATTCTTCTTAACCTTCGCAGTTCTCTTGAACAGCGTAACATAAAATGGTCCTCAACACGACTACGCAGACGGTGATAGCGGCTAGCGCGGCGGCGGAGATCGCTGCCAGTACGTCGAGCATGAGGAACTCTGCCCAGGAGACgccggcggcgggcgcgcggaGGTGGGCGGCCCCGCGGTGGCGCAGCGCGTGCTCGGTCCACCACACGGCGCGCTCCAGCGGGGACTGCGGCTGGTCCGACACCACCGCGCCCAGGCGTTTGATGCTGGCACGGTAGCTGCAGGAGGAACATGGAGAAGATAGATAAAACGTTTATTTGTTCCACTTAAacataacatacctacttatgtaatcATAAGGATAAAGGATAAAGGAAGAGATTAGCTTAGGCAATGTAATAATCAATAATCAGTGTAATATAAAAGATCGGCTGCTATGATAAGATGTAGTGGGTACAGATAGTTTAACTCATTATCATAGCGACCTTGATACACTATGGGTTTAATTATAATCACGTTGGCAACTAACCGTTTGTGCCTATCATTGTAGATAATAATCTCAATTATCCAGCACCTGAGTATAAAGTGTTTACGGAAATTCACGTGTTaataatgaaaacaaaacactcaCGAGTCGTCGTGGATGAGCGTGTGTATGGAGGCGGCGAGTAGCTCGTCGGTGAGGGCAGCGAGCTCACGCTTGAGCCCGATGTGCAGGTGCTCGTACTTCTCCGCGTTGTACCACTGGTCCCCGAGCATGGGGAAGGCCAGCAGCGGCACCCCGGCGGTGATGGCCTCGTCCGTGGACTGCAGCCCCGCCTGCGTGATGAACAGCACCACCTTCGGGTGCCCTGAATGGAAAACACGGTTAAAATTGGGCGGTAGGGTCAAAAAACGATGAAAAGACGAAAGAATATACTGTCACATTGAATATGCAAATAAATCTAGCTAAAATAGATGATTCAGCTAGAACTTACTTAACAAATCAGCTTGCGGCAGCCACTTGGAGATCCGGACGTTGTCGGCCTTCCCCGGCATCTCGTCCTGGTCCCACTTCCACAGCACGTCGTAGGGCAGCGCGGCGAACACGCGGTTGAACAGCTGGATGCTCGCCGCCGGCAGCCGCGACGGGGACACGTTCGTGCCGAAACTCATGTAGATCACGCCGTGCTTCGAGCTGTCCAGGTACGATTTGATGTCCTAGGgtacaaaaataatgtaaaatttaGTTTGAACTCTGTCTTTTACAAGAGGATACGTAATGATTGGGAGATTCATAGGAGATACTGACCGATGGCAACTCCTGCGGCGGCTTCTGGTGCAGGCCGCCGAGGTACACGACgccgggcggcgcggggcggttGCCGTCGAACACGCGGTGCACGTTGAGGAACAGCAgctgcgcgcgcgcgcccAGCTCCGCTACGCGCGGCGCCCCCGGCACGTGCCGCGCCAGCACCGCGTCCTCCGCCGCCTGCAGCTGCCACTGCAGCCAGTGCAGCGACAGGTCCTCGTAGATACCCTCGATCTTCTCCCAAAGCGACAAATTGTACAGCCTCTTTCGCGACAGCTCTGGATAAAGAATCGGGTGGGAGGGTGCGCCAAAAACTTGGAAACTGGGAGGCAGAGCACCGAACGAGCTGATCTGAATGACGGGCGCGTCGAAGATGTGTCCGAGCACGAGCGCGGGCCGCGCGAGCGCCTCCGTGAACACGAGGTCGTAGGGGCcggcggccagcgcgcgcCGCATCTCCGCCGTGCCCAGCTGGTAGTCGATCACGTCGATGATCGCGCTGAACCCGCTCTTCAGCGCGTTGAAAGACTTCTTGGAGTTGCCGGTGATCTCTTTGACGAAGGCCTCGCGCCACAGCTCGTAGGAGCGGTCGTGGAAGTCGACCTCGGTGAGGttggcgggcgcggcgccgggGGGGAAGGCGGGGTCGGGGGTGAGCACGGTCACCTGGTgcccgcgccgcgccagcTCCTGCGTGAGCGGCCGGAACACCACCTGGTGGCTGATGGACGGCACGGGGAAGTAGCACAGGATGCGCGCGGCGTTGCCCCCCCCGGCCAGGAGGGCTAGCGCCAGCAGcagcgcgggggcgcgggggacaCACGACACCATGCTGACTGCGGCGACGGCGGGCCCAGTAGAGCAATACTGACGCACTACACGCGATACAAGATTATTTAAACGAGACACTGAATGACTGAGCACCTTTATCAACTCAGACATGATAAggatatacatataattgtttagaatttaattattgttagatttttatcaagtattaaaaaaatcaaaagtaATGAGATAAGCCATAATAGTTATGATGGACTTTGTACTATACATGGACTTTGTGCTGTGAGTGCAAAGTCCGTCTTTCAgatatagatttttttataacataacgtatagtaggtacttacgttaCTTTTTACTTCATTGTTTACCATGAAAACTACAATCTtataatagataagtacttacttactatttttcaaatgttatttGCTTAGAGCAAATTGTTTGAGTCAATTTTAACTCTGAAGCTAAATCGTTCATAGCTCTTAACAAACTTAACATAAAGATTCGAATTGAAACGATACGTGCGGTTGTCGGTACAGTGGGCCGCGGGCGCGGTTGGCCGGGCCGGGGGCAGGCGGAgcgcgcgcgggggcgggcggggcgcgcggggggcagGCCGGGCGGGCGCGCGTGCGGCCCACTGTACTCACGTGCCTCGCGGGTATCCAGATACTGGCGTATTTGCCAAAACAAATTTACTCGGGTGCGTTATCGCACGTACTGAATAGCAATGCTCTAAACCCTTTCTTGTAAGGAGTTCAGTTTAAATTGAGTGCTAAGGGATGTCTTTGTAAATTAATGATAAGCTATATCCGTATTGTATCAAAATAATAGTGTCCTCCCACCCGATTTTCGACTACGGCGGTTTTCATTGGTATCACCCATCTGCCAAGTACTTAGTCAGTATGGATGggctaaaaataaataggtaagtaaatacctaatcTACAAACTTAGATTCAGACAGAATATGATAAGCTTACTTACGTATAGTATAATCAGCTAGCACGAATAAACTCAAATACGTAACTAAAatctaagtaagtaggtactttattaatattttaccgCTAAGCTTCATCGCAGCGGGCAAAGTTCAATGTAAGCTCGGCGCTCGCACGGCTAGCTTCAGGAAATGAACAAAGCATTATGAAACTACATTAATTCCTCCAGTAGGTACATTGGGACAAGGCCGACAGTTTCACCTGAAAATATATTGTTCTGTCGACGagcggctgcggcggcggcgggggcgaggCCCATGTCTGCCGGAGAACCGATCATGGTTGTGAGTTATCGAGAGACTACAATCAGGGAACCACACCACCACCAGCGGaccgtgggacgccctcctgtcGCCTGTCATACCACTATGACAGATATGGCTGGGGGAGGGCGAGGAAGAGTGTTGTGTTGTGATGCTCCTTGCTGGGAGAGACCTATGCATACCTACGAGTATGTTCAGATTTCAGAAGTGGATGAAAAATGgggaattatttttattagacaTGATAGACTTGCTTTCAATTACGCCTAAAGTTGACCATAAAAGTAGTAGGTACTATcagtagaaaataataaaatttaataattggTAGTTTTTTTACGATCAGCGTAAAGAGCCGTACGTATAACCATAAAGGTTTCATCGTTACTCAAAATGACATTTTAGATCCAGCGGAAAATCTACCATTTTAGTTTAATTCTGCATTAAAATATCCTCCCATCgcaagtaggtaagtacttaataagcATTCGGGAAATTGAATTGAAGTgagttatacatatttatgcgACATTTCAGAAGTCTTTCGTTACCGACTATGGATGGAGTATGTTAGTAGCCATagaagtaataataataattctataGATAGGTAAACCTGGTAAAGACACAAAGTGTAGCGTTTTAgtaagtactagctgttcccgcgcgcttcgcttcgccttaaaaagttttcccgtgggaattccgggataaaaagtagcctatgttctttcccagggtctagaccgtatgtataccaaatttcattcaaatccgttcattagttttggcgtgaaagagtaacagacagacagacagacagacagacagacagacagacacagttactttcgcatttataatattagttaggatgcgGAGTTATGTTACCTAGGTaggtttattaaatttatgacTTACTTACtcatttcaattaaaatttgttaGAGCGATGACTATGGACAATTTAACCAGGGACAAcctgtatttataaattattgaaattattGTTAGGTTTAGGAAGATAACAATTAACACAACACCACAcactataagtaagtacatgatTAAGTTTTATAACGTAGGAATTTCGGGCTGAAAAGTGATTTCAgtaatatgaaataattaaacGGGACATAACTTTGGCACCTAATTATCTGTGCCCACATTAATTCAGAAGTTTAACTAATTAAGGTTTTATGTGTGACCCGGGGAGACAGCCCGCCGCTAAATTTATcacattaaaacaaaaaaataactcAGATTACGTGAAATGGAGCCATTATCCCACACCTCTGCGCCCCGCACAGGCGACGATGGTGCTGCCACCTGGTGCCGGCGTGTCTCCTCGTGCAGCCCCGGCCGGCCTCGCGGAGACACCGCAGCAGCGCCACCGCCCCTGCACGACACCTGAACCTGATACTATGTAGATGTAGTAGTGAAAtgcacaaagtaaatacatagcaTTACACCCGCGGAGTAACTGTAGTCACAGAGCGCAGCTGACAACTACTCGCTGCCAATAAACTAAGTAGCACTCtcgtgtacctacctacacacacacacacatatgcacatacacacacactacACTTGGACGTGCAAGTTTATTGGCTATTGGAGAGGGTTTTATGTCTCAAATGCTACAAATTGAATGTTTCTATTAAATTATTGGGCTATCAGCAAGCGGACCTTTCTGGGAAAATCGATAAATATATCAATGCTAGGAACAGTTTTCACTGTCTAAAATTTCGACACCTAAACGTTATTTAATAGCAGTAAATGCAGTTAGTTCTACTAATTAAGTAAGTGATTGAGAATAATGTAAAGTATGTAATAATGACTGTGTTTCGGCGCGGGTCCCGGTGGTCCCAGGTGCCGCCCGTGGCTGCAGTCTGCAGTCTAACTAATAACTCCTAATCCGTATCCACTAATCTCAGAATATTGTAACTGTATATGAAATGGCTCATTTTCACCGGCCCTGTTGGAGAGCCGAACTTGTGCCAGATTCATGGGTTTGTTTGGAGTATTCTAATTCAACTCTACGCTCTTCTtgcatttatgttttttcgtactataaaatcaaaacacTGGCCGGACAAACTAATCCTAAACAGATTtggtttattttctttttttaatcgacttaaaaaaaaggaggaggttctcaatacgtcgggatcttttttttttttttattctcgCAATTTTCTCTTAAGACTCTTTCATTAGATAAATAGTAAGAGCCGGAGGCGATTGGTTCAATGTTGCTCCAATGcgaggtaggtactttagttTAGCTGTTGGTAAAAGAGAAAAAGTAgacaacttaaaaaaaagatacttagtattatttttgccCTTTACATTTCTAAAGACTTAATTGAAATATAACAATAGATTTTTTGAGTCGCCGCGTCGATTAGGGTTTTTTTATCTCATTGATCGAAGTGTACTAACCGTttctatatacctataaaatgtttgattgaaaataaaacatacgTCTGTCAAAAGTCAAAACTAGTTTATCATCCATCAATAAaaattctattttgtaaaatgaATTCCAACCAAAAATTGTATAGGTAGTAGGTAGAcggtacttataatttatgttcgtattaatgtcgcaggcaactggtttaatctcctgtttgattgaaccactagcccgttcattggatggcgctgttcagttgtatgactaggccgaacgttgattgtacaagcgtcacaaaacgtccaactagttagctgacttaaaatcagtcaggtggtgaataaaacaaatatggcgtctaacagctaacagctgacactaaaagcacctatatgttagttttttgcaaataaattagctttaaagtgcgttatttgtgttaaaatagtgtgacaacatggatttacctattattacgccgcgggcggatagtttcaaagaaaaaaagtggcgaaactggattattatgaacaacaatatgaaggtacgtttattgttattgtttagttaatttgtgagataagagctttgtaacatagtctttttgttgactcttgtctggtgatgttcaccctaaccagacattacgaagttgctatactatatcccattcaacgacctcgctgaatgacgttcagtcaagacgtcgaacgttacaatcaacgacttgacgagttgtcctttagtcatacaactgaacagcgccatccaatgaacgggctagtggttcaatcaaacagaagattaaaccagttgcctgcgacatta comes from the Plutella xylostella chromosome 9, ilPluXylo3.1, whole genome shotgun sequence genome and includes:
- the LOC119691229 gene encoding UDP-glucosyltransferase 2, giving the protein MVSCVPRAPALLLALALLAGGGNAARILCYFPVPSISHQVVFRPLTQELARRGHQVTVLTPDPAFPPGAAPANLTEVDFHDRSYELWREAFVKEITGNSKKSFNALKSGFSAIIDVIDYQLGTAEMRRALAAGPYDLVFTEALARPALVLGHIFDAPVIQISSFGALPPSFQVFGAPSHPILYPELSRKRLYNLSLWEKIEGIYEDLSLHWLQWQLQAAEDAVLARHVPGAPRVAELGARAQLLFLNVHRVFDGNRPAPPGVVYLGGLHQKPPQELPSDIKSYLDSSKHGVIYMSFGTNVSPSRLPAASIQLFNRVFAALPYDVLWKWDQDEMPGKADNVRISKWLPQADLLRHPKVVLFITQAGLQSTDEAITAGVPLLAFPMLGDQWYNAEKYEHLHIGLKRELAALTDELLAASIHTLIHDDSYRASIKRLGAVVSDQPQSPLERAVWWTEHALRHRGAAHLRAPAAGVSWAEFLMLDVLAAISAAALAAITVCVVVLRTILCYAVQENCEG